caattaattatataataaacaATTAAAGATATATTTTTGCCATTTAAAGCTTGATTTGGACCATTAATCGACTTGATGAGATGCCTTGCTCCCATTAATTCCCAATTCCTCtcagaatttttaagttaaatgagATTCCAAATCTCACTTCCTTCCAAATTTTATTCAATCAATCtaatcatcaattcccattaattAAACTTCTTTATTCGCCAAATTGACTCTCTCTATAAAATCAGCGCACTAGTTGAAAATGTATATTTCAATAATTATCGCGTGCAATGGCAACCATCAGTACCTTCTTCCGCCTCTTCCTACTAATCTCCTTCGTGCCGGCCCTTGTCCCGACAAGCActgtcttcgacatcgagctggTCCACCGCGACTCCCCCAAGTCACCACTATACAACAGCTCGATGACACCCTTCGATCGCCTGCAGGCCGCCACCCTCCGCTCGGTCAGCCGAGCTAGCTACTTGGCCCAACGCATCACCATGAAGACCTCCAACGACATAGACGTCAGCGTACGCTATGATGATGGGGAATTCTTGATGGAGTTCAATATGGGCACGCCAAACCCGCAACATGTGTGGGGCATCCTCGACACCGGCAGCGAGCTAAACTGGGTCAACTGCGTGGGCTGCCAATGCTTCAACAAGACCATCACCCTATTCAATCATAGTGCATCCCTCTCCTACGAGAAGTTAACTTGCAATTCCGATGGGTGCAAGAGCTTTTTCCAAGGTCATTGCGATAATGATCAGATGTGTGAGTACCATTACTCCTACGTCGACGGCTCCTACATAGACGGAATGTTCTCCTCGGACACCTTCCATTTCTACTCGTCAGCTACGAAGCAATTTACATCCATTCCAAATATGCTTTTCGGTTGCAACTTCCGGTCCTTGGACACCGTCGGCGTCGACTTCGGAAGCACCATCGGGTTGGGCCCCTCACCGCCGTCTCTGATCCACCAGCTCGCCCCTAAGTTCACCAGCAAGTACTTCTCCTATTGCCTGGACTCCTGGTTATATGGGGGACTTGCCAGCAGGCTCTTTTTGGGACGCCGCAATACCACTGTCGCCGGAAAGGTGACCGTCACGCCGTTCATGACACAAGATAACTTCTACGCTGTGCAGCTTAATTCCATCTCTCTCCCGGGTGTGTTTGACATCAAGTACCTTACTAGGAGGTCCAAGTTGAGGGCCGGCAACATCATCTTTGACTCCGGCACCGCCATGACCGTTCTAGACAATCAAGTGTTGGACGAGTTG
This genomic stretch from Zingiber officinale cultivar Zhangliang chromosome 7A, Zo_v1.1, whole genome shotgun sequence harbors:
- the LOC121999435 gene encoding probable aspartic protease At2g35615, translated to MATISTFFRLFLLISFVPALVPTSTVFDIELVHRDSPKSPLYNSSMTPFDRLQAATLRSVSRASYLAQRITMKTSNDIDVSVRYDDGEFLMEFNMGTPNPQHVWGILDTGSELNWVNCVGCQCFNKTITLFNHSASLSYEKLTCNSDGCKSFFQGHCDNDQMCEYHYSYVDGSYIDGMFSSDTFHFYSSATKQFTSIPNMLFGCNFRSLDTVGVDFGSTIGLGPSPPSLIHQLAPKFTSKYFSYCLDSWLYGGLASRLFLGRRNTTVAGKVTVTPFMTQDNFYAVQLNSISLPGVFDIKYLTRRSKLRAGNIIFDSGTAMTVLDNQVLDELVWELKNYVTLPIVEPERKFKLCFDVQSTEQEEELPGLLFSFAGELGNFTVSPKNLFTWFGPHVKCMAILGTNDIQVFGNIMQKDVLVGHDLEKMELTLTEKNCI